One segment of Triticum aestivum cultivar Chinese Spring chromosome 2A, IWGSC CS RefSeq v2.1, whole genome shotgun sequence DNA contains the following:
- the LOC123188677 gene encoding small nuclear ribonucleoprotein-associated protein B', with amino-acid sequence MSNPKGSKMLQFVNYRMRVTIQDGRQLVGKFMAFDRHMNLVLGDCEEFRKLPPSKSSKTTGEREERRTLGLLLLRGEEVVSMTVEGPPPPDESRAKASGGGGALSGTGVGRAAGRGVATGPLLQAQPGLSGPVRGVGGPAPGMMQPQISRPPMPNLSAPPVAYPQVVRPPPMGMPPMRPGGPPPMQMQFQRPPGPPPAPYPGGPPQQFMRGPPPMGPPPGRPGMPGMPPPPGMRPMPPLQFGQPPRHGMPPPPPGPQQPGQNPQQ; translated from the coding sequence ATGTCGAACCCCAAGGGGTCGAAGATGCTCCAGTTCGTCAACTACCGGATGCGCGTGACGATCCAGGACGGCCGCCAACTCGTGGGGAAGTTCATGGCCTTCGATCGCCACATGAACCTCGTCCTCGGCGACTGCGAGGAGTTCCGCAAGCTTCCGCCCTCAAAATCTTCCAAGACAACAGGCGAGCGCGAGGAGCGGAGGACGCTCGGCCTGCTCCTTCTTCGTGGCGAGGAGGTCGTCTCCATGACCGTTGAGGGCCCGCCACCGCCCGACGAGTCCCGGGCCAAGGCCTCCGGTGGCGGTGGCGCGCTTTCCGGCACTGGCGTCGGTCGCGCTGCCGGACGTGGGGTGGCCACCGGCCCGCTGCTCCAGGCGCAGCCCGGCCTCTCCGGCCCTGTTCGGGGCGTGGGCGGTCCGGCCCCCGGCATGATGCAGCCCCAGATCTCGCGTCCCCCAATGCCGAACCTCTCAGCGCCACCGGTGGCGTACCCACAGGTCGTCCGCCCGCCACCGATGGGTATGCCGCCCATGCGACCTGGTGGCCCGCCACCGATGCAGATGCAGTTTCAGCGCCCGCCCGGTCCTCCGCCTGCGCCATACCCTGGGGGCCCGCCTCAGCAGTTCATGAGGGGACCGCCACCGATGGGGCCTCCACCAGGGAGGCCGGGGATGCCAGGCATGCCACCACCGCCAGGGATGAGGCCGATGCCACCACTGCAGTTTGGACAACCACCCAGGCATGGAATGCCGCCACCACCGCCTGGTCCACAGCAGCCTGGACAGAACCCCCAGCAGTAG